The stretch of DNA GTCGGGAGTTGTGTGGTcttggttttttggggggcttgtaggggggaatcataatcatttataagggcagttataaGGGcagaggttgccaggtatgcttttggttgctggtcaaatggtgagtttactgttgaaaccagctctcaaaattatattcatgcgagagagtttaatatctaaaagagaaatttaatatttaagtactatttaatatctaagtagtacatttgaccggtgaccaaaagaccggcgaccaaacgtccggtcacgaacaAAACCAATGACCTTGTAGGAACACCATCCACCCcccaagaaatattttttaataaaataattttacagcAAAGATCATGTGAAATCAGTGCATTTTCACTGTATTTTCAcccaaaacagacatttttgtcAATCAAGTCACATTTTCCAAAGTTTTATCCCCCTATGGGAAAATGTCGGTAGTGAAAGTGAGATTCTTAAGAGAAAGATCTGGCGTCGTTGCAGATGATGCGCGTGTTGTTGTCATTCGGACGAATCTGTAATACGACTGGACATGATGCCCGTGTTGAGTTTCAGAAAGAACGCCTTCAGCTTGCACAATCGGCATTTGctgttctttttcttcttcttacccGGATAAACCTTCTTCTTGTAAATAGTCTCTTGGTCCCGGTCCATCCAGGGCACCCAGGCGCCGCCGTGCCGGTCGGGATGGGCGCGTGGGTCGTCGGGCGGGAAGAAGACTGGCACGGCGGTGCGGTTATAATGCCCCAGTCGGGTGAGAAGCTGGCGGACCACGTCGGGGCGTGTCCGGGAGAGGTCGTGCCGCTCGTACGGGTCGGCGCTGATGTTGAACAACCACACGCTTTTGGTCGCCTCTGTGATCGGTCCGTGCTGCAGCGACGGGAACGCTCGCTCCAGATTCCACCATCGGCCCGACAACGTTGGCAAGACCTGAGTCACAAAAACGGCTGATTACTTGGCGagggaataaaaatgtaaagaatgAAAATGGGCATTTTTTATCTCCACAccaccaaaaatgtttttcgaAGAAGAAAATGGAATATGtatcttaatatacatttttacaaaaaagtgtatatatacatatgcatatgcatatgcatatgcatatacatatacctatacatatacatatacatatacatatacacatacacatacacatacacatacacatacacatacacatacacatacacatatacatacacatacacatacatacacacacacatacacataaacatacacatccacatccacatatacatatacatatacatatacatacacatacacatacacatacacatacacatccacatacacatacacatatacatattccacctgtttggagtttccGTGTTAACCCCGGGCCTggttgggttttctttgggtattccagtttcctcccactttaaaaaaaacatgcatggtaggctgattggacactctaaattgcacttttgagcgaaaggcagactacacactagactggtcaccagtcaaatgtAGGTCACACAgaaagagacaaacgaccatccgcactcccaatcataccgccactagtgggaattgagcctgcGCCCATAACTACGTGCGGTAAACATCACTCAAGTAAGATTACCTGCAGGGGGACCCACTCTCCATGTCCGGGGTCCCCAGTGAGCAGTTTCCAGTCCCCGACTCTGATGGCCGCTTGGATGGATGTGTCCCACACGGGCGTCTCGCCCGCCGGGGAGAGAGAATCAGCTGCGTTGGCAACCGAGGGTTTAGACTTGAGTTGCGAACGAAGCTTTGCGGGGGTCAAGGACAAGTTGTCCTCAGGGACCGCCGTCCTTCTGGCTTTGGGCCGTTTCAGACGCGCTTTGAGATAGGAGTTCAACTTCTTTGAGCTTTTGAAAGCTGACTTTTGCTTTGGTCGTGGCTTCAgttgcttcttttttctttttgttttcttcggtTTCTTGAAGACTGAGTTGCCTGTCAAAACAGAACTGACATGTTGACCAAACTTCACTTGGGGGTGAAAAAAATTTGAATTGGACCGGAGGTCCTACTTTCTGGCACTTGCCGGGCACGTGCGGGCTCGGGGGCTTTGTGCAGGGGGTCGATGTTGTGAAGGATTTCGTGACGAGGCGATTCCTGGCCTTCGCTGATGGCGCCCCAAACGTCAAAGCCGTCCAGACATTGGCTCtgccccacaaaaacaaacatacatttttccaaaaattcCACTCagcatatatgtgtacatatatgtgtatatatatatgtgtatattatatatatgtttatatgtgtacatatatgtgtatatatatatgtgtatattatatatatgtatatatgtgtacatatatgtgtatatatatgtgaatattatatatatgtatatatgtgtacatatatgtgtatatatatatgtgtatattatatatatgtatatgtgtacatatatgtgtatattaaatatatatatgtatatatgtgtacatatatgtgtatatatttgtatatatatatatgtgtatatatgtgtatatatatatatgtgtatatgtgtatatatatatatgtgtgtatatatgtatatatatatatatatatatatatatatatatatatatatatatatatatatatatatatatatatatatatatatatatatatatatatatatatatatatatatatatatatatatatatatatatatatatatatatatatatatatatatatatatatatatatatatatatacatatatataaaactgtgaaataaaaaaggttatttttagTGTTACACCCCTGCCGATACTAGTatagcaataaaataaaatggaatataAAGCAAAATATTCACCTAAATATTGTTGAATGTGTTCATTTAAatcatcttttaaataaataggcCTGTAGTTTAAATGGTGGAAAAATGTTTGAGTTTAATGTTAATTCTTGCCAGGATTTTATAAACAAATTAATATGAGCATGTAGAAAGACATTAGCTTTGTTAGAAAGAAGGAAAATGAGAAACAATAGGCTAGCAATTTGTGTAATTAGTAAAGTGCCCATTTTGTGTATTAAGCCACGAACCAAAAGCAAATTGAGCAGTAACGggaggcaacaacaacaacaaagatacGGGTGCAATGTTAGTTCTAAATGTgatgttctctttttttaagcGTGCCACTACCTGGCTTACGTTTCCTCCGGCCAGCGCCAGCAAGGTCGGGAACCAGTCGGTGATGTGAATGAGTGCTTTAGACACGCGCCTCCTGCGTCGCAGCAACGGGCTGTGCACGAAGGCCACGCCGCGGACCCCCCCTTCCCAGTATGTGCCCTGCAGTTGACAACGATCATTAACTGAAGACACAATCCAATTCTCGGcagaaacatatatatacacaacaaAAAGAACAGTTTTATAGAGCAATCTAGAGCTTTCAGACCTTAGAAATTCGtatttgtttgtattattgCTCCTACACTATACACTGTATACTTTATCATATATATATGGCAGATCCAAACTATGTTGTGGTGAATACACAAAGtgttgaggtattactgtacttattTCCAAATTAAATAATTGAAGTAGAGGAGAGTACAGTTGAGTAGAGTAGTATTAAGTTGTCTTTTGTGTTGGCTGGGGGGGAGTCGGCATTACCTTTCGACCTCTGAGTGGCCAGTTGCTCCCCCCGGTAAAGGGTTGCGCTCCGTTGTCGGTGGAGTAGACGATGACGCTGTTGCGGTAAAAGCCAGCCTTGCGTAGGGCGTACGTGACGTTGCGCACCGCCTCGTCCACCGTCGACACCATGGCGGCGAACCTCCTGCGTGCCACGTCGCCCATGTCGCGATACGGGTAGATGTATGACTTAGGCGGCTGGAGTGGTGTATGCACCGCCTACGCAAAAATGATGGATAGTCATCTGCTCAAAGCTGCATTTTTGATTtcaaatcttgaatttagttaAGGAGAACACGTTAACTTATGGGGTTATTATtgttcagttatttttgtttgataGAAAACCTATGATGTCTGCAATTTATgtcaaagtttttttaaaaagtgaaaaacagaCAACTTATGTGAGAATAATGAGACGTTTTTTCTGTTTGTGGATAAAGGTAGTCatagaatgtttaaaaaaaatatttacagctTTATTTTGGACACTTACGagcatttaaatatgtttgagTTGTAATATTGTCAGTTAAAATGGGCCAAATTTTGTGGGAGGGGATTCAAAATTAAAGtcatttgtaatatattttcattacGTGCAGATAAAGGTGCTTTGATTTAATAAAtcgtgttttaaaaaaagtgtaatgtTAAAGTAAGGTaggtttttttcaaaaatattatttgaatatttgtttattgAAGATAGTTGCCATTTAAGTATTATGTCTATATAATAAAAAccgcatttttttaaacaaaagtgaCTGTAAAATCATTTCAGATAaggttttgaaataatttttttggcattgaAATTTGAGAAAAGAAGTAGCTATTTCAAAAGActattattttgtatgtatttatgttcattatttgtgtgtttttattttaattattattgtttatttattttcattatttgtgtgtatttattttaattattttgagtatttattttcattatttttgtgtatttattttcattatttttatgcatgtattttcattatttttgtgtatttattttcattattttgtgtatttattttaattatttgtgtgtatttattttcatcatttttgtgtatttatctTCATTATTATTCTATTGTTTTTATCACTGTTATTATTAAAATGGGCACAATCCAATTCTCGGcagaaacatatatatatatatacacagcaTAAAGAACAGTTTTATAGGTTCACAGAGCAATATTATGTAACTTTATGTAACTTTTAtgtaacttatttattattatatttattcattaatttattgattatttttcactctaaattgccccaagcatcaatgtttgtccgtctctttgagccctatgattggttggccaccaattcagggtatccccaaCCTAGTGCCCAGGcttgggatatgctccagcaccccccgcaacccttaagAAGCTAAGCGgtacataaaatgaattaaagaataaaaatatattttggaggTATAGTTGTGGGGGAGAAAAAGAATATTCTGGGTGAACTTTGTagtctaaaataaaataatataaaagaaaagaGTTAGATATGAAGTTTTTTTGAGCATTgctcatgtttttgttgttaccTGCAAGGAGAGAAGCAGGAAGATTGGTCGCTGGGAGGGATCATGATTCTGGATGATTTTGCGCGCTTGCTGCGTGAATAGAGTGGTGGAGTATTTTCCTTGGTGACCCCAGGCTACACTCTCATTGGCGTGGAGGTCGTAGCCGCACACGCCAGGACCGTCGCATGAGCCGTAACTGTACGCAGTACGAGTGACACACAGACATTTCATATTACATCACTGATGTgaccattacaaaaaaaagactatttttggccttaaaaaaatgctgtggAAATTTTTATCTTGTCAACGGTTTTGTAGATCTGgaagaaagtgtgtgtgtttattgaaTGATTTCTGTTATTATATAAGAGTTGCTGAGATGTTTATTTGGcgtctgttttgttttggttgcaaATAGCACATTGAAAACCTTAACTTTCAGTCGTAATGATAAGTAAAgcaacatatattttttgtttttttaatgacttttgttttttactttcttTTATATTGTACaagcttgtttagaaccaacaTTTAGTATTGTATTACTGTAAGTATTTCAATGTAAATTTGGACTttaacagtaaaatgtgacgtgcAAATTCAGGTGgctaaatgatgaaaaataagttgaaaaaaattgaacattatTATCGTATCTGAATTCACTAGATTCACCAGAACCTGTCTTTTTCTAACTTATATTGTACCGTCATAAAACTTGCTCAAAGGTTGCATTTTGGGCAGAGGAAGAATTagatacagtcttccctcgattatcgtgactTTACTTATTGAGAAttcacttttttgtgtttttttctgctaataTTTGACCGGAGGTTGTTGACAGggaggattctgtaagtgtctgcgccccgtctgtgtCGCAAAATTCATGCTTGGCTGGTTGACTTCACTAAATGACTAATGTCGCGATATTGTTCCGCAACCACAGCTGTGTCACTacggtataaaataaaaaaaacctgatcgaccttctccggtcgattatgcttactacgTTAccttaattaatttttttaaggttcataaaattggaaaatccatgctgaaactcgtaagcagaagccactcttgctactaggacttaaGAAGTTAGTTATAATAAGCTAACACTACTtagcgatttttcaattatcacggccatgtctggtctacattaactgcaatatttgagggattactgtaatacttTTTGAGCAATTGGTCAAGAAATGGCCACAAAAGTATTGAGAAGTTGAAAAAAGCAGACACCTGTAGTAGTCGACACTCCCCGTCAAGGATCCGAAGAAGGAGTCAAATCCTTTTCTGGTGGGCAGGCACTCCTTCCTGGAGACAAAATACAATTGGCAGTCTAACGCCGTCCACAGCGGCCAATGGTGGGGGAGTATGCGTTACTCACGTGTAGAATCCGAGATGCCACTTCCCCACCATGTGCGTGGCGTAACCGGCTTGTCGCAGCCTTTGTGGAAGTGTGTCCATGTGTGGCGGAAGGCAACTGGGCTGGCTGGGCCGGATGATGGAGTGCTGCAACCCCGTGTGGATCTGGTACCTGGAAAAAGACCACGTCAACCGGGTGGGACGGTGTCGGTGGGGTGCCAGCCAAGCGCCGGTGGTACCTGCCGGTGAGGAGCTGGCTCCGCGATGGCGTGCAGATGGGCTGTACGTAGTAGTTCTCCAGCTTGACGCCCTCAGCCGCCAACTTGTCCAATGTAGGCGTCTTGATACTCGGGTTGTGGTAGCCGATGTCGTTGAAGCCCTAGAacagaaaaatatgacattttttattgttttcaagTGGAAAAGATCCAGTTAACTTTGCTCTCCATGAGCAATCCTTTTTGAATTGTTTCATTTTCTCTAGCAGCACTAGACTGCTGATATATGCCCACCTGATCATCGATGAGGATAAAGATGATGTGAGGTTGCTTCTTTCGGCCCTTAGTTGTCGCCGCTTTATCATTCTTGAAATCGCCGTCGGAGACATCGTTCCCGTCGTGTCGGTCGGGTCGGACGAAACAAAGAGTCAGGAAAAGCGTTGTGGCGGCCGCTGCCCGCATCTTACCACACTggcaaagatattttttttgttagtaaatatttgacttttgtaTGAAAGCAGAGAATGATGGAAAAGTGAAACATTGCATTTGCGCAAATAGGAGTAGAATTTTAAGGGgagaaaaatgtagtttttattcagaaaaaaatgttttgtaaaaaaacagccaaaagcAAAAAATACTTGTGAAATTTCTGGCTTTTCTTCAgtagaacaaaaacatttttcagcGGTACGCTAAGAACGAAGCACTTTGTATAAAAATACGTAATACAACAAGTAAAATATCGTAATACTACAGCTGTAATCTTGAAACATTATGTAATGTTATGTAAAATTACAATTTATTGCTCTTAATTTTACATATGTAGTTATTTAAAGACTTTTTCTCTTTAGAACAAATGTTACAAAGTAATTACTTCCCTGTAAtgttatacatatttttcttcttaaaattaCAACGCATGACTTTATTCTCATAATATTCCATCTTTTATTCTTGTTTTACAACATATGACTTGATTCTCAACATATTATAACTTTAATCCCCTAATATTAGGTTTAAAAGATCTGTTAGTCAATTGAACATCACAGTTTGCCAAAGTAAAAGcagatgtttgcaaacaaaagaTCACCATTTTCTCTTCATTTAGCACTATTAGAAGAATTAAACTGCAATGATTTGGGCAATTTGAAGTCAACTAGTCTCTAAATGCTTTCTTAATCATTaccatatttgtcaaaaatctttttgactCTCCCTCAGATGTGGATTCATAAATCACATTCTTCCTCCCATGCCACTTCCTTGAGGCCAAGCATTTCAACGAGTAATGTTTGATATTCATGCTTTCATAGGAATCTTTTAACCTGTTCAATATGTCAATGAAGCATGTTGAAATGTTCAAATCCGTGTACAAAAAATGCCCTTTtaatgagtctttttttttcatctggctttagggaaaaaaatgtgatctcaTGAGATTTGGATGTCTTTGTTGCTTTCGGCGACTGGTCTTAATCATGGGTGCACTGGCTCTAAAATTCTTCCATGCTACCATGGAAAAAACTTACAGTCGTAgctttacttacaaaatgaattggttccagaacttttttcgtaacttgaaaatttcgtaattAAAGGTGTAATTTATATgcaaattctctaatttgttacACTGTCCTCACATCACTACCAACTAAAACCTtttaaattggtcaaagtgtcacAATTTaggatgaaagatgtgaggaaacacaaaaaataaagaaaattataagaaaatgatttattaatgtctttaaataaataaagcatatgaaaatgtgccctctCCGGAAGTTATAATGGGAGATATGATACCACCAGATGGCGGTAAGAGCCCATTCTACCATggccgaaagccgtccacttcgtagtactacattttagactaggggtgggcaaactttttggcccgggggccacattaacTATAAAAATTTGACGGATGGGccgggtcaacacaagatacgatacatataaaaaactgcatccgttaacagtacacatgaaacataaacagaaaaaggactaaagtattaccaaactcatcactcatcattaaagtaaaaagtataaagtacaaagtaaagtaaaaagggatgtattaacaaatattaaaatgtaatttaaaaaagatagaggggctgtaaaacaagaaaaacaaataaaagtagacagagctactgccactggcttccgcgtgacggcgccattttggggagggaaaaaaatctggcgggccggattaaaaagcctagagGGCCggatgcggcccgcgggccatagtttacCCAAAGctgttttagacttttacgtgtgccccatgtgtgtgtgtgtgtgtgtgtgtttgtgtgtgtgaaaatcaatgcatccgcaataatattttcaaaataaaataacagataaggaaatgcatttactcttTGGaagatttcataacttggatcgtTTTCGTATCtccagtcactcatttgcatataacaaaatcgtaacctgaaaatttggTACCgaggggcatttgtaagtagaggcatgacTGTATAATACATTGACTCGCATTGACGTAAACACAAGACCAATCCACTTGAACTGAATCACTGCAAGTGAAATGGACGTctactgccgtcaatggcattaaaGCATTTTCCCTCACAGTTTTAGTGGATTAGACGCCTATCACAGTTAGTGGTGGTattcaatgagttaaaaagaaaagaaaaaaaatagaaaaatcacaCACACCATTGGTCTGGTATGGGTGGGACCTTGGCAGCTGTCAATCAATCCATCAATCAATAAAGAATGTGTCAGTTATTGTAGAAACATTACCTCGATGTGGGTTGACTCTGATTTAATTCATTCTTGATCTTGTTGTTGGGCTCGGACGCCGCCGCATGTCTGCAAGTTTCTAAAAGAGCTTTCTTCACACTCccactggaagaaaaaaatctcctaaaggggaaaaatacacacactcGTCAAGTGTCCACGTAGTCGTTGCACAAGACATCCGGTTTgagccaaaaaaacaagagttcctggaagtaattttcaattgaaaatatcAACGTAAATATTGCTAAAGCACGAATTATAgtgaaattgttattttttattacacttTTTAGTTGCTCTCAGTGATAGCTAGGGCGGTTAGCAATTAGCTTCAAGTTAGCACAGGTATTAGTCAACGGTCGCATATTAAGTCTGATGCACAacacatttactgtatttgCTATTAAATATTGatcttattatttttgttgcacCATCCTTGCGTTCGCGCTAACAAACCCACAGCGAacagtttgattttattttgaaaaataaaccaGACCACATCCGCCGTTGatgtctatgttttttttcttagggtGGAAATTTGAGTCGAAAATGACGCTCCAAACTTTTTCACGCCTTTCAAGTCTCACGTACTCTTTTATGGTCTGATTCACAACTTTGACCAGacattatattataataaatagatagatagatagatagatagatagatagatagatacagataAATAATGCATCATTCGTTCTTGCAATGATAAAGAATTCTATTCTAATTAAAACCAAATGTACTTTCAAAACCAACTTGAGTTCTGCAGCATTCCTTTCAAACatacaaaaagcaaacattatttttgttagaTGGTTAGAAaggtgtatatattttttgtaaatacatttacatgaaagtattcattcattcattttccgtattgTTTATCAtcacaaataaacaataaacttaaaaaatcacaataagaCAGGCTGGCAAGCTAAATTGTTTACATGACACATGAACTCCTcaataaatcaaataataatccaaataataataatgaaaaaaatctgacttcATAATAGTcggtggaaaatatatatatatatatatatatatatatatatatatatatatatatatatatatatatatatatatatatatatatatatatatatatatatatatatatatatatatatatatatatatatatatatatatatatatatatatatatatatatatatatatatatatatatatatatatatatatatatatatatatatatatatatatatatatatatatatatatatatatatatatatatatatatatatatatatatatatatatatatatatatatatatatatatatatatatatatatatatatatatatatatatatatatatatatatatatatatatatatatatatatataaatcttatATTACTATGAAATTTTGTATAACAAAGGCTTGAGATAGCGTCTCTATTTTATTCCCGGATTCATTTGTGCCTCGGAAGACTACAACTCCCATGATACACCTTGGGAAGTGCAATAAAGCGTGTTCCAATCCAAAGTGAAGCGCTGCAGTCCTATTAACATTTCATATTAGATTTGGCGTTCGCCATGTCGTGCAACGAAGATGCGTCGCTTCTCTTCCTCATTTCCAAACATTTGAAGACAAAAGGCTTGCAAGCTGCTGCAGACGTTCTGGAGGAACATGTTAGCAAggtattaaaatctaaatatctttataaaaaatgccaatcattttttaatatctgcTTTGCATGACTGCTTCTCCCCGTTTGTCTATTGCTGAAGAAGACAGCAAAAATAAACGTGAATTTTAAGTGTCAACGTGAACTTACTGagcctttatttattattattattattatttttttttagaaggaaTAGAACATGATGTACGGGTAGAGGTGTGTGCGGGTCACCACAAGCCCCCTGGAGTCTCATTCCAGCTACTGCCAACATTGCTTATATAATCAAATCTCCAAATATTTTGTGTTACAAAATTGCGcagttgtttgttgttgatatATGCTGTTATAACATTGCCCCGTtatgtaaataatttaaatttagCCTCGTGGGCGTTATTCAGgtggaaagcaaaaaaagattcaaataaaatatatgaaaatacttttttgaggCACTAAAGTAATTTCCCAAAATTCTTTGCAAGTTTGttattgatgtcattttttttacttaatagcGGTCCTGTTGCCACTTCCTGGTTCTAAAATCGGCCACGTTTAGCATCAATtcatataaataaaacattactgTAATCAATACATTACATTTGGCCATTCAGTGTATCTTCTGCCTAACTTTGCTACGGTgagtctgggttcaattcccacacGGTGGTGGTGTGATTGCAAACGTGAGTGGGTGTCTGTTTCATTGaccactgtgattggctggcaaccaattcagggtgtcccccgcccacTGCTTATGGttggccgggataggctccggcaccccccgcaaccctcgtGAGGACAAGCAATATGCATGATGGATGAA from Stigmatopora nigra isolate UIUO_SnigA chromosome 9, RoL_Snig_1.1, whole genome shotgun sequence encodes:
- the LOC144201562 gene encoding arylsulfatase I-like isoform X1 → MRAAAATTLFLTLCFVRPDRHDGNDVSDGDFKNDKAATTKGRKKQPHIIFILIDDQGFNDIGYHNPSIKTPTLDKLAAEGVKLENYYVQPICTPSRSQLLTGRYQIHTGLQHSIIRPSQPSCLPPHMDTLPQRLRQAGYATHMVGKWHLGFYTKECLPTRKGFDSFFGSLTGSVDYYSYGSCDGPGVCGYDLHANESVAWGHQGKYSTTLFTQQARKIIQNHDPSQRPIFLLLSLQAVHTPLQPPKSYIYPYRDMGDVARRRFAAMVSTVDEAVRNVTYALRKAGFYRNSVIVYSTDNGAQPFTGGSNWPLRGRKGTYWEGGVRGVAFVHSPLLRRRRRVSKALIHITDWFPTLLALAGGNVSQSQCLDGFDVWGAISEGQESPRHEILHNIDPLHKAPEPARARQVPESNSVFKKPKKTKRKKKQLKPRPKQKSAFKSSKKLNSYLKARLKRPKARRTAVPEDNLSLTPAKLRSQLKSKPSVANAADSLSPAGETPVWDTSIQAAIRVGDWKLLTGDPGHGEWVPLQVLPTLSGRWWNLERAFPSLQHGPITEATKSVWLFNISADPYERHDLSRTRPDVVRQLLTRLGHYNRTAVPVFFPPDDPRAHPDRHGGAWVPWMDRDQETIYKKKVYPGKKKKKNSKCRLCKLKAFFLKLNTGIMSSRITDSSE
- the LOC144201562 gene encoding arylsulfatase I-like isoform X2, giving the protein MRAAAATTLFLTLCFVRPDRHDGNDVSDGDFKNDKAATTKGRKKQPHIIFILIDDQGFNDIGYHNPSIKTPTLDKLAAEGVKLENYYVQPICTPSRSQLLTGRYQIHTGLQHSIIRPSQPSCLPPHMDTLPQRLRQAGYATHMVGKWHLGFYTKECLPTRKGFDSFFGSLTGSVDYYSYGSCDGPGVCGYDLHANESVAWGHQGKYSTTLFTQQARKIIQNHDPSQRPIFLLLSLQGTYWEGGVRGVAFVHSPLLRRRRRVSKALIHITDWFPTLLALAGGNVSQSQCLDGFDVWGAISEGQESPRHEILHNIDPLHKAPEPARARQVPESNSVFKKPKKTKRKKKQLKPRPKQKSAFKSSKKLNSYLKARLKRPKARRTAVPEDNLSLTPAKLRSQLKSKPSVANAADSLSPAGETPVWDTSIQAAIRVGDWKLLTGDPGHGEWVPLQVLPTLSGRWWNLERAFPSLQHGPITEATKSVWLFNISADPYERHDLSRTRPDVVRQLLTRLGHYNRTAVPVFFPPDDPRAHPDRHGGAWVPWMDRDQETIYKKKVYPGKKKKKNSKCRLCKLKAFFLKLNTGIMSSRITDSSE